The Harpia harpyja isolate bHarHar1 chromosome 10, bHarHar1 primary haplotype, whole genome shotgun sequence genome includes a region encoding these proteins:
- the PPP1R3C gene encoding protein phosphatase 1 regulatory subunit 3C isoform X1 has product MHCSRMIQILDPRPLPSSIMPVDMAMRICLAHSPPLKSFLSPLEDCQRNNFVNRFKPLRPCLHMKRDSEAQKSDWNHSAARAKKRVVFADSKGLSLTAIHTFSEFQEHPGWDLQFDLLGIENITSGLKLHEEKNLILGFPRPSADYLDFRNRLQKNLVCLENCTLQEKVLSGTVKVKNVSFEKKVQVRITFDTWKTYTDVECVYMNNVYSDSENDTFSFTIDLPPAISPEEKIEFCISYQSGEHTFWDNNEGQNYKILHAEWKPDGVQIPSAKKDCVDLQTPRRGQEREPDQLGSPRLSSGLFPQWQSLGRVENSSPYW; this is encoded by the exons ATGCACTGCAGCAG aatgaTACAGATCTTGGACCCAAGGCCCTTGCCAAGTTCCATCATGCCCGTGGACATGGCCATGAGAATATGCTTAGCCCATTCCCCACCGCTGAAGAGTTTTCTCAGCCCCCTTGAGGACTGCCAAAGAAACAACTTTGTGAACAGATTCAAACCTCTCAGACCGTGTCTTCACATGAAACGTGACTCCGAAGCTCAGAAGAGTGACTGGAACCACTCAGCAGCCCGAGCCAAGAAGCGAGTTGTGTTTGCGGACTCGAAGGGGCTGTCCCTGACGGCGATACACACCTTCTCCGAGTTTCAGGAGCACCCTGGGTGGGATCTTCAGTTTGACCTCTTAGGCATTGAAAACATAACATCTGGCTTAAAGCTACATGAGGAGAAAAACTTGATTCTGGGTTTCCCTCGGCCCTCAGCTGactacctggacttcaggaacCGTCTGCAGAAGAACTTGGTCTGCCTGGAGAACTGCACCCTGCAAGAGAAGGTGCTGTCAGGCACTGTGAAAGTAAAAAATGTGAGCTTTGAAAAAAAGGTTCAGGTTCGAATTACCTTTGATACGTGGAAGACTTACACGGACGTTGAGTGTGTATACATGAACAATGTTTACAGTGATTCTGAAAATGATACCTTCTCATTTACCATTGACTTGCCTCCTGCCATTTCCCCTGAAGAGAAGATAGAGTTTTGCATTTCTTACCAAAGTGGAGAACATACCTTCTGGGACAATAATGAGGGTCAGAATTACAAGATTCTCCACGCAGAGTGGAAGCCTGATGGTGTTCAGATACCATCTGCCAAGAAAGACTGTGTAGATCTTCAGACTCCAAGGAGAGGACAAGAAAGAGAGCCTGATCAACTAGGCAGTCCAAGGCTGTCCAGTGGTCTCTTTCCCCAGTGGCAGAGCTTGGGTCGGGTTGAAAATTCATCACCATATTGGTGA
- the PPP1R3C gene encoding protein phosphatase 1 regulatory subunit 3C isoform X2 — MIQILDPRPLPSSIMPVDMAMRICLAHSPPLKSFLSPLEDCQRNNFVNRFKPLRPCLHMKRDSEAQKSDWNHSAARAKKRVVFADSKGLSLTAIHTFSEFQEHPGWDLQFDLLGIENITSGLKLHEEKNLILGFPRPSADYLDFRNRLQKNLVCLENCTLQEKVLSGTVKVKNVSFEKKVQVRITFDTWKTYTDVECVYMNNVYSDSENDTFSFTIDLPPAISPEEKIEFCISYQSGEHTFWDNNEGQNYKILHAEWKPDGVQIPSAKKDCVDLQTPRRGQEREPDQLGSPRLSSGLFPQWQSLGRVENSSPYW; from the coding sequence atgaTACAGATCTTGGACCCAAGGCCCTTGCCAAGTTCCATCATGCCCGTGGACATGGCCATGAGAATATGCTTAGCCCATTCCCCACCGCTGAAGAGTTTTCTCAGCCCCCTTGAGGACTGCCAAAGAAACAACTTTGTGAACAGATTCAAACCTCTCAGACCGTGTCTTCACATGAAACGTGACTCCGAAGCTCAGAAGAGTGACTGGAACCACTCAGCAGCCCGAGCCAAGAAGCGAGTTGTGTTTGCGGACTCGAAGGGGCTGTCCCTGACGGCGATACACACCTTCTCCGAGTTTCAGGAGCACCCTGGGTGGGATCTTCAGTTTGACCTCTTAGGCATTGAAAACATAACATCTGGCTTAAAGCTACATGAGGAGAAAAACTTGATTCTGGGTTTCCCTCGGCCCTCAGCTGactacctggacttcaggaacCGTCTGCAGAAGAACTTGGTCTGCCTGGAGAACTGCACCCTGCAAGAGAAGGTGCTGTCAGGCACTGTGAAAGTAAAAAATGTGAGCTTTGAAAAAAAGGTTCAGGTTCGAATTACCTTTGATACGTGGAAGACTTACACGGACGTTGAGTGTGTATACATGAACAATGTTTACAGTGATTCTGAAAATGATACCTTCTCATTTACCATTGACTTGCCTCCTGCCATTTCCCCTGAAGAGAAGATAGAGTTTTGCATTTCTTACCAAAGTGGAGAACATACCTTCTGGGACAATAATGAGGGTCAGAATTACAAGATTCTCCACGCAGAGTGGAAGCCTGATGGTGTTCAGATACCATCTGCCAAGAAAGACTGTGTAGATCTTCAGACTCCAAGGAGAGGACAAGAAAGAGAGCCTGATCAACTAGGCAGTCCAAGGCTGTCCAGTGGTCTCTTTCCCCAGTGGCAGAGCTTGGGTCGGGTTGAAAATTCATCACCATATTGGTGA